Proteins co-encoded in one Pocillopora verrucosa isolate sample1 chromosome 1, ASM3666991v2, whole genome shotgun sequence genomic window:
- the LOC131771742 gene encoding fibulin-1-like, with translation METPLANECQLKTHTCSKNAICANSMGSHTCSCLEGFLGNESLCEDIDECQTSANNSSLGAVCKNTLGSYSCTYPFVGFGGDGFSCLDVEECTSGIISCSDNQVCQNSIGSFHCPCLEGFEKNGTLCQDVDEFNSYIHNCSVSAQCRNTVCSYNCSCRSGLLGDGHLCHDVDECEDETHKCDANAQCTNTLGSYECTCNSGFSANGQVCQDVDECLNGFGDCSSTATCNNKEGSYTCSCNEGFHGKEDRLCFDDDECSAGTHLCSDHVECLNNQGLYSCFCKRGYFGNGRHCNDIDECRDGKSRCSSNGRCINTQGSFSCQCADGLWERKMSVHGQGTFVIRQLRVQIFLDHMSARAIADIREMADIVKLLRLKGLCR, from the exons ATGGAAACGCCACTTGCAAATGAATGCCAGCTCAAGACCCATACTTGTAGCAAGAACGCAATTTGCGCTAATTCCATGGGCTCACACACTTGCAGCTGCTTAGAGGGATTCCTTGGAAACGAATCGTTGTGCGAAGACATTGATGAGTGCCAAACGAGTGCAAATAACAGCAGCCTTGGTGCTGTCTGCAAAAATACCCTCGGCTCTTACAGTTGCACATATCCGTTCGTAGGATTCGGAGGGGATGGGTTTTCATGTCTCGACGTGGAAGAATGCACCTCTGGAATCATCAGCTGTAGTGATAACCAAGTTTGCCAAAACAGCATTGGTTCTTTTCATTGTCCCTGTCTTGAAGGATTCGAAAAAAATGGAACATTATGTCAAGATGTAGATGAGTTTAATTCATACATCCATAATTGCAGTGTTTCTGCACAATGCAGAAACACTGTTTGTTCCTATAACTGTTCATGTAGATCAGGCCTCCTGGGTGATGGACACTTGTGTCACGACGTTGATGAGTGTGAGGATGAGACTCACAAGTGTGATGCAAACGCACAATGCACTAACACTCTGGGATCTTACGAATGCACCTGCAATTCTGGATTCTCAGCTAATGGTCAAGTTTGTCAGGATGTTGACGAATGTCTGAACGGTTTTGGGGACTGTAGTTCCACAGCAACTTGCAACAACAAGGAAGGTTCATATACATGTTCGTGCAATGAAGGTTTTCATGGAAAGGAGGACCGTTTATGCTTTGACGATGATGAGTGTAGCGCTGGAACTCATCTATGCAGCGATCATGTCGAATGCCTAAACAATCAAGGTTTATACAGCTGCTTCTGTAAAAGAGGGTATTTCGGAAATGGACGGCATTGCAACG ACATCGATGAGTGCAGAGACGGAAAATCAAGATGCAGCTCGAACGGACGTTGCATAAATACTCAGGGCTCTTTCAGTTGTCAGTGCGCTGATGGATTATGGGAACGGAAA ATGAGTGTTCATGGGCAGGGTACCTTTGTCATCAGACAGCTTCGTGTGCAAATATTTCTGGATCATATGAGTGCTCGTGCAATAGCGGATATCAGGGAGATGGCAGACATTGTAAAG CTTCTTCGGCTGAAAGGCCTGTGTCGTTAA